One window from the genome of [Clostridium] celerecrescens 18A encodes:
- a CDS encoding DUF1934 domain-containing protein, with amino-acid sequence MTRDVLISISGMQIAEDDSNSVEMITAGDYFLKNGKHYILYDEIQEDTGGVTKNTIKIHQSGLDIIKRGSSSVHMTFEKDKKNMSCYATPIGELMIGINTKDIQINEEEDSLKVRVAYSLDINYQHVSECNIVLDIHSKATADFRLLN; translated from the coding sequence ATGACAAGAGATGTTCTCATCAGCATCAGCGGGATGCAGATTGCAGAAGACGACAGCAATTCTGTCGAGATGATAACAGCCGGCGATTATTTTTTAAAAAACGGCAAGCACTACATTCTGTATGACGAGATCCAGGAAGATACAGGGGGAGTGACCAAAAACACCATTAAGATCCATCAGTCCGGACTGGATATCATCAAACGCGGCAGTTCCAGCGTTCATATGACATTTGAAAAGGATAAAAAAAACATGTCCTGCTATGCCACGCCAATCGGAGAATTAATGATCGGGATCAACACAAAGGATATTCAGATTAATGAGGAAGAGGACAGCTTAAAGGTGAGGGTGGCCTATTCCCTTGATATCAATTACCAGCATGTTTCGGAATGCAACATTGTGCTGGATATTCACTCCAAAGCTACAGCGGATTTTCGTCTCTTAAATTAA
- a CDS encoding AAA family ATPase, translating to MIISFRFKNFRSFLDETFIDMKAVNYKEHPNHLVMACNKKLLKTLAIYGANSSGKTNIFLAFTSFHSFIFWQLFSMEDIPRKHFMSLLQISSLDKILPFLDEKVNTQPTEMELTFISGQRVYEYGFSVLNKKVLTENLAVDNHVVFTRNADEITIGRQYEKVLRQKSGIRPHEDRLFCSILTCLDIPEITAFMEPFESFFSKRIAYYCDFLEPFQLAGHLVMDGRAYKALENPEALNYALRQLRKLGIPAEELIIEKGIPKLGYRVKSRETGEYRIQYMDYTKVSLGTMKYLQLFIQVYHLSQEGGVLIIDNISNEFHPSVTKFFIDTFQKDKNLNIQILFTTYDISILNNQQFRRDEVAFVDMNEYHESRLYTLADIKVRSDASFSKDYLLGKYGAIPLLKESIH from the coding sequence ATGATAATTTCTTTTCGTTTTAAAAACTTCCGTTCCTTTCTGGATGAAACTTTTATTGATATGAAAGCGGTTAATTACAAGGAACATCCAAATCATCTGGTAATGGCCTGCAACAAGAAACTGCTTAAAACTCTGGCCATATATGGAGCAAATTCCAGTGGAAAAACCAATATTTTTCTCGCTTTTACCAGTTTTCACTCTTTTATTTTCTGGCAGCTTTTTTCAATGGAGGACATTCCCAGAAAACATTTTATGTCACTCTTACAGATCAGCTCTTTGGATAAAATTCTTCCATTCCTGGATGAGAAAGTCAACACCCAGCCCACGGAAATGGAGCTTACCTTTATCAGCGGACAACGAGTCTATGAATATGGCTTCTCTGTCCTGAACAAGAAAGTTCTCACGGAAAACCTGGCTGTGGATAACCATGTGGTATTCACACGGAATGCCGATGAGATTACCATCGGACGCCAATATGAAAAAGTGTTACGGCAGAAGTCAGGGATCCGTCCTCATGAGGACCGGTTATTCTGTTCTATTTTAACATGCCTGGATATACCCGAGATCACGGCATTCATGGAGCCTTTTGAGTCTTTTTTTTCGAAGCGGATCGCATATTATTGTGATTTTCTTGAACCATTCCAGCTTGCGGGCCATCTGGTCATGGATGGAAGGGCATACAAAGCCCTTGAAAACCCGGAGGCCCTTAATTATGCCTTGAGACAGCTAAGAAAGCTGGGAATCCCGGCAGAAGAACTTATTATTGAAAAGGGAATCCCCAAGCTTGGATACCGGGTAAAATCCCGGGAAACCGGCGAGTACCGAATACAATATATGGACTACACAAAGGTTTCCTTGGGCACTATGAAATACCTTCAATTATTCATTCAGGTTTATCATCTGTCCCAGGAGGGCGGTGTTCTGATTATTGATAACATATCAAATGAATTCCATCCGTCTGTTACAAAGTTTTTTATTGATACTTTCCAGAAGGACAAAAATTTAAACATACAGATTCTTTTCACGACCTATGATATCTCCATCTTAAATAACCAGCAGTTCCGACGGGATGAAGTGGCTTTTGTAGATATGAATGAATATCATGAATCCAGGCTCTACACCTTAGCAGACATAAAGGTCCGGTCTGACGCCAGTTTTTCCAAGGACTATCTTTTAGGCAAATATGGAGCGATCCCTCTGCTAAAAGAATCCATTCACTAG
- a CDS encoding tyrosine-type recombinase/integrase has product MVKEYAVTSSEAENKSVVEQSLDDFRDYLEFNNMSSNTVHVYLFAVKQFLGLYHVISHDNLMLYKCYLMEHYKPQTVNLRIRALNCYTESLQLSSSKMLMIRVQQKTFLENVISQADYEYLKKCLIRSGNMLYYFVIRFMAATGVRVSELVQIKVEHVKRGYMDIYSKDNKIRRIYIPKSLRDDALKWLRQIDRVSGYVFLNRYGDPITPAGIRGQLKKFTVLYDLDPKVVYPHSFRHRFAKNFIECCGDISMLSDILGHESIETTRIYLHRSSTEQKQIVNQIVNW; this is encoded by the coding sequence ATGGTAAAAGAATACGCAGTAACTAGTTCAGAAGCTGAAAACAAAAGTGTCGTCGAGCAAAGCCTTGATGATTTTCGTGACTACCTGGAGTTCAACAACATGTCCTCCAATACCGTTCACGTATATTTATTTGCAGTAAAACAATTTCTTGGGTTATATCATGTGATCAGCCATGATAATCTCATGCTTTATAAATGTTACCTTATGGAGCATTACAAACCCCAGACCGTCAACTTAAGAATCAGGGCTCTTAATTGTTACACAGAATCTTTACAGCTCTCTTCATCGAAAATGCTGATGATCCGGGTTCAGCAGAAAACATTTCTGGAAAACGTTATCAGTCAGGCAGATTACGAGTACTTAAAAAAATGTCTGATACGTTCCGGAAACATGCTGTATTATTTTGTCATACGTTTTATGGCAGCTACAGGCGTCCGGGTCAGCGAGCTGGTTCAGATTAAAGTAGAGCACGTAAAACGCGGTTATATGGATATTTACTCGAAGGACAATAAAATAAGAAGAATCTACATACCCAAAAGTCTCCGGGACGATGCTTTAAAATGGCTGCGCCAGATTGACCGTGTAAGCGGATACGTATTCTTAAACCGTTATGGAGATCCGATCACGCCTGCCGGAATCCGTGGCCAGCTGAAAAAGTTTACCGTCCTCTATGATTTGGATCCCAAAGTGGTTTATCCCCATTCCTTCCGCCACCGCTTTGCCAAGAATTTCATTGAATGCTGCGGGGACATTTCCATGCTTTCGGATATTTTAGGACATGAAAGCATCGAAACCACAAGGATCTATCTTCACCGGAGCAGTACGGAACAAAAGCAAATTGTCAATCAAATTGTGAATTGGTAG
- a CDS encoding tyrosine-type recombinase/integrase — translation MLNEELLNDFKKFLKKKNLSNNTITAYAGSVRLFYSMYKEITPESLQRYKSYLITRYRPATVNQRIYAMNHFSRFLADTNGEEYILVASYHLPSVKVQQKTFLDTVISNEDYELFKEKLKEEKNYFWYFIVRFLAATGARVSELIQIKVEHLNLGYLDLYSKGGKVRRIYFPDSLCVEALEWCQSQGKRSGFLFLNKEGRLITPRGINFQLKHLAKRYGIDTDTVYPHSFRHRFAKNFLACFNDISLLADLMGHESIETTRIYLTRSSQEQQQILDEIITW, via the coding sequence ATGTTAAATGAAGAATTGCTGAATGATTTTAAGAAATTTTTGAAGAAAAAGAATTTATCAAATAATACCATTACGGCCTATGCTGGCAGCGTCCGGTTATTTTACAGTATGTATAAGGAAATCACGCCGGAGAGCCTTCAGCGTTATAAAAGCTATCTGATCACCCGCTACCGGCCGGCAACCGTCAACCAGCGGATCTATGCCATGAATCACTTTTCCCGTTTTCTGGCGGATACCAATGGAGAGGAATATATTTTAGTCGCCTCTTACCATCTTCCTTCGGTAAAAGTCCAGCAAAAAACGTTCCTGGATACCGTTATTTCAAATGAGGATTATGAGCTCTTTAAAGAGAAATTAAAAGAAGAGAAAAATTATTTCTGGTATTTTATTGTCCGCTTTCTGGCAGCAACAGGTGCCAGGGTCAGTGAATTGATTCAAATCAAGGTAGAACATTTAAACCTGGGGTATTTGGACCTTTATTCCAAGGGCGGAAAGGTACGCCGAATCTATTTCCCGGATTCTCTATGTGTAGAGGCGCTGGAATGGTGTCAAAGCCAGGGTAAACGAAGCGGTTTCCTCTTTTTAAACAAAGAAGGACGTCTGATCACCCCGCGGGGAATCAATTTTCAGCTGAAACATCTGGCCAAGCGCTATGGAATAGATACTGACACGGTTTATCCTCATTCCTTCCGCCACCGTTTTGCCAAAAACTTTTTGGCCTGTTTTAACGATATTTCTCTTTTGGCGGATTTAATGGGGCATGAAAGCATTGAAACTACCAGGATATATCTCACCCGTTCCAGCCAGGAGCAGCAGCAGATTCTGGATGAAATTATCACATGGTAA
- the spoIIR gene encoding stage II sporulation protein R, protein MKQRHDLFLCITCLLIAFLLTLSDGRQKDEALAARIAPEILRFHVLANSDSTEDQTLKLKVRTMLLNSIYEDLGENASLEETKDFVLTHTDSLEKKAEHYMKKLGYDYPAHMELTNCYFPTKTYGDMVFPCGNYEAVRVKIGEGKGRNWWCVLYPPLCFTDSTYAVVPDASKAILKSSIDEADYQIISREAPKIHIRFKLVDLLSKKAEPTVQKPLQSR, encoded by the coding sequence ATGAAACAGAGACACGATTTATTTTTATGTATTACCTGTCTTCTGATCGCATTTTTGCTTACCCTGTCAGACGGAAGGCAAAAGGATGAAGCACTGGCCGCACGGATCGCACCGGAAATCCTGCGTTTTCACGTATTAGCAAACAGCGACAGCACAGAAGACCAAACCCTGAAATTAAAAGTTCGCACCATGCTGCTCAATTCAATATATGAGGACCTTGGAGAAAATGCATCCCTTGAGGAAACAAAAGACTTTGTTCTCACCCATACGGACAGCCTTGAGAAAAAAGCGGAACACTACATGAAAAAACTGGGATATGATTATCCCGCACATATGGAACTGACCAATTGTTACTTTCCCACCAAAACCTATGGAGACATGGTATTCCCCTGCGGCAATTATGAGGCCGTCCGGGTAAAAATAGGCGAAGGAAAAGGACGCAACTGGTGGTGCGTCCTTTATCCTCCGCTATGTTTCACAGATTCTACGTATGCGGTTGTACCGGATGCTTCCAAAGCAATATTAAAAAGTTCCATAGATGAAGCTGATTATCAGATAATCAGCCGGGAAGCTCCGAAGATCCATATCCGTTTCAAGCTGGTTGATCTGCTTTCCAAGAAAGCGGAGCCTACTGTTCAGAAGCCGTTACAATCCCGTTAA
- the murI gene encoding glutamate racemase: MADRNSPIGVFDSGVGGLTVAREIMRQMPDERIVYFGDTARVPYGSKSCSTVIRFTRQIIRFLMTQDVKAIVIACNTATACALEAVEKEVDIPVVGVIHAGARTAIESTKNGKIGIIGTEGTIRSGVYTRVMKEMREDIEVTGKPCPLLVPLVEEGLLHDSVTDEIASRYLSELKGKYIDTLVLGCTHYPLLRSTVGRLMGPEVTLVNPAYETALELKQILDENGLLCGKESSDLEKYRFYVSDLAEKFTSFAASILPGQVKETKQINIEEY, from the coding sequence ATGGCAGACAGAAATTCACCTATAGGAGTATTTGATTCAGGTGTAGGCGGACTGACAGTTGCTCGTGAGATCATGCGGCAGATGCCGGATGAAAGAATCGTATATTTTGGTGATACTGCAAGGGTGCCTTATGGCAGCAAATCCTGCAGCACAGTGATTCGTTTTACCAGACAGATCATCCGCTTTCTCATGACCCAGGATGTAAAGGCAATCGTGATTGCCTGTAATACCGCAACCGCCTGCGCTCTAGAGGCGGTAGAAAAGGAAGTGGACATTCCTGTCGTAGGCGTGATCCATGCAGGAGCGAGAACCGCCATAGAGTCAACGAAAAACGGGAAGATCGGTATCATCGGGACAGAAGGAACCATACGAAGCGGAGTATATACCAGAGTGATGAAGGAAATGAGAGAAGATATTGAAGTGACCGGAAAACCATGCCCCCTTTTGGTTCCGTTGGTGGAAGAAGGGCTTTTGCACGATTCCGTAACCGATGAAATCGCTTCCAGATACTTAAGTGAATTAAAGGGAAAATATATTGACACACTGGTACTGGGCTGTACCCATTATCCCCTTCTCCGTTCTACAGTGGGAAGGCTCATGGGACCGGAAGTGACTTTGGTAAACCCTGCATATGAAACTGCATTGGAGTTAAAACAGATTTTGGACGAAAATGGCCTATTATGCGGAAAGGAAAGCAGTGATCTGGAAAAATACCGCTTCTATGTCAGCGACTTGGCAGAAAAGTTTACCAGCTTTGCCGCCTCCATCCTTCCGGGACAGGTAAAAGAGACAAAACAAATCAATATCGAGGAGTACTAA
- a CDS encoding TolC family protein gives MRKWKQISAFCLAAALTVSGPAATAWAGSPEFARTPEEWSKLRDNVMEYDELAGLIREYNVTVQKNQLDINDKKKDDRITSDQNAQYYRDAASDYRNMITGDDPVSDASGAASANSAEAMADNNVEDLQVYQLTYEQEEANLVATAQSSMITFFQQRYELESAKSSLEFAEAAYQSALVRQSAGMATQADVLGALESVQSTQTSIDKLTSSVEETRQKLCVMLGWKYNDSPDILEIPAVNMERIAAMNPDTDKDSALGNSYTLKINKRKLENAVGDITKQTLNRTITSNEQNIGSDLTKRYRAVLQAKAAYDQAGAEFALESKNMDTAQRKYDLGSLSKLDYLKQKNAYDTKNLAIKTAELALFQAVQNYDNAVNGLASTGGL, from the coding sequence ATGAGAAAATGGAAACAGATCAGCGCATTTTGCCTTGCGGCAGCGCTTACTGTCTCCGGACCGGCGGCCACAGCTTGGGCCGGAAGCCCGGAGTTTGCAAGAACCCCAGAGGAGTGGTCAAAGCTCCGGGACAATGTGATGGAATATGATGAACTGGCAGGCCTGATCCGTGAATATAATGTGACGGTTCAGAAAAACCAGCTGGATATTAATGATAAGAAAAAGGATGACCGGATTACCAGTGACCAGAATGCCCAGTATTACCGGGATGCCGCAAGCGATTACAGAAACATGATTACCGGAGATGACCCGGTGTCTGATGCAAGCGGTGCGGCCAGCGCCAACAGTGCGGAAGCCATGGCAGATAACAATGTAGAGGATTTGCAGGTATATCAGCTTACCTATGAGCAGGAGGAAGCCAATCTGGTAGCAACGGCCCAGTCTTCCATGATCACCTTTTTTCAGCAGAGATATGAGCTGGAAAGTGCAAAGAGCAGCCTGGAGTTTGCAGAGGCTGCATACCAGTCCGCACTGGTAAGACAAAGTGCAGGAATGGCTACCCAGGCCGATGTACTGGGTGCTTTAGAGAGTGTTCAGAGCACACAGACTTCCATTGATAAGCTGACATCTTCTGTTGAGGAGACTAGACAGAAGCTTTGTGTTATGCTGGGCTGGAAATACAACGACTCACCGGATATTTTGGAAATTCCGGCTGTGAATATGGAACGCATTGCAGCCATGAACCCGGACACAGATAAGGATTCTGCCCTGGGCAACAGCTATACCTTAAAAATTAATAAGAGGAAGCTGGAAAATGCCGTGGGGGATATTACAAAGCAGACCTTAAACCGGACAATAACAAGCAATGAGCAGAATATCGGTTCCGATTTAACAAAACGCTACCGGGCGGTTCTTCAGGCAAAAGCAGCGTATGACCAGGCAGGTGCAGAATTTGCTCTGGAAAGTAAAAATATGGATACTGCCCAGAGGAAATATGACCTGGGATCCTTAAGCAAACTGGATTATTTAAAGCAAAAAAATGCATATGACACGAAGAATCTCGCTATAAAGACAGCAGAGCTTGCCCTGTTTCAGGCGGTTCAAAATTATGATAATGCGGTAAACGGACTGGCTTCGACAGGAGGTTTATAA
- a CDS encoding TolC family protein produces the protein MRKKGYLSACMAVTLTLTAALPVYGAAGPGSTSITIPDGMGEETWNRLNDQTIEFDELSDLVRYFNPDVQNIADSAGNELSNQQYVYDEMRRYIRDLNDDAQAMKDSGATGSEEGMMVYLTLKGTAKALGGNAEKMNNGIKRIDSGIRKNVDRYSRTFSSAADQIMIGYNSALANRAVVQKALDLSISGYEAQSISFKQGLATEADVLEANKGVLAAQAALDQLDNTIDGLKRSLCLMTGYPADGSVQIGEIPQLDLSVIGALDLTADTAKAIGNNYDLIEKRHGGSNKTTTGIKNKDAGISEAEQNLTVTMQSYYQEILQSKSTYDAASTAYEKAVLEKQKADRSYQLGMLSKINYLQAQMAFSQAEGEKQTAYNTLYQAYSTYQWAVNGIVTASEQ, from the coding sequence ATGAGAAAGAAAGGCTACTTATCTGCCTGTATGGCAGTGACTCTTACACTCACCGCTGCCCTGCCGGTTTATGGGGCAGCAGGACCCGGCAGTACGAGTATAACAATTCCTGATGGGATGGGAGAAGAAACCTGGAACAGGCTTAACGATCAGACCATTGAATTTGATGAGCTTTCCGATCTGGTAAGGTATTTTAATCCTGATGTACAGAACATAGCAGATTCGGCAGGAAATGAGTTAAGCAACCAGCAGTATGTATATGACGAAATGAGACGGTATATCCGGGATCTCAATGACGATGCACAGGCGATGAAAGATTCAGGAGCCACAGGCAGCGAGGAAGGGATGATGGTATACTTGACCTTAAAAGGCACGGCAAAGGCCCTGGGCGGTAATGCGGAGAAGATGAATAACGGAATCAAACGCATTGACTCAGGAATTAGGAAAAATGTTGACCGCTATTCAAGGACCTTCTCTTCTGCCGCAGATCAGATCATGATTGGCTATAACAGTGCCCTGGCCAATCGGGCCGTGGTTCAAAAGGCTCTGGATTTAAGTATATCAGGTTACGAAGCCCAATCAATAAGTTTTAAACAGGGCTTGGCGACGGAAGCAGATGTTCTGGAAGCCAATAAAGGAGTCCTGGCAGCCCAGGCGGCTCTTGACCAGCTTGACAACACCATCGACGGTTTGAAACGATCTCTTTGCCTGATGACCGGCTATCCAGCGGATGGATCAGTTCAGATCGGTGAAATCCCCCAACTGGACCTTTCCGTTATCGGGGCACTGGACCTGACAGCGGATACAGCAAAGGCGATTGGAAATAATTACGATCTGATTGAAAAACGCCACGGAGGTTCTAACAAGACCACTACCGGTATAAAGAATAAGGATGCCGGTATTTCAGAGGCTGAGCAGAACCTTACGGTTACCATGCAGTCCTATTACCAGGAGATCCTTCAGTCTAAATCCACCTATGACGCCGCCTCCACCGCTTATGAAAAGGCAGTGCTGGAAAAGCAAAAAGCTGACCGCTCCTATCAGCTGGGCATGCTGAGCAAGATAAACTATTTGCAGGCCCAGATGGCATTTTCACAGGCAGAGGGAGAAAAGCAAACCGCTTATAACACCTTATATCAGGCTTATAGTACCTACCAGTGGGCGGTTAACGGGATTGTAACGGCTTCTGAACAGTAG
- a CDS encoding D-alanine--D-alanine ligase family protein, giving the protein MDRKTAVVLFGGQSSEHIVSCMSVVNVINHINREKYDVVLIGITEEGRWIKTDSVEDIEKGTWKDGSVSAVISPDATMCGVILMDGEKTEIVRVDVVFPVLHGLFGEDGTVQGLLELAGIPYVGCGVLASAISMDKLYTKIVADDLGITQAAYVPVMRHDLKDIEAVVGRVEEKFSYPVFVKPSNAGSSKGVSRAGDRKELMEALAEAANHDRKILVEEMIVGREIECAVFGGGNAPVEASGVGEILAAAEFYDFDAKYNNSDSRTVVDPVLPEGATDRVREAAMAIFQAVDGYGLARVDFFVKKDGSVVFNEINTMPGFTAISMYPMLWESAGMNKDQLVDRLMEHAMDRYRI; this is encoded by the coding sequence ATGGATAGAAAAACTGCGGTTGTACTATTCGGCGGCCAGTCATCAGAGCATATTGTATCCTGTATGTCAGTGGTCAATGTTATTAACCATATTAATAGAGAGAAATACGATGTAGTTTTAATTGGAATCACAGAAGAAGGCCGTTGGATAAAAACGGATTCTGTAGAAGATATAGAAAAAGGCACATGGAAAGATGGTTCGGTTTCAGCAGTGATCTCTCCTGATGCAACCATGTGCGGTGTTATTCTGATGGACGGGGAAAAGACAGAGATCGTCAGGGTTGATGTGGTATTCCCAGTGCTCCATGGATTATTTGGAGAGGATGGAACCGTTCAAGGGCTTTTGGAGCTGGCGGGGATTCCATATGTGGGCTGCGGGGTGCTGGCCTCTGCTATTTCCATGGATAAATTATATACAAAGATCGTTGCAGATGATCTGGGGATTACCCAGGCGGCCTATGTACCGGTAATGCGCCATGATTTAAAGGATATAGAGGCGGTTGTAGGAAGGGTAGAGGAGAAGTTCTCTTACCCAGTGTTTGTAAAGCCCTCCAATGCAGGCTCTTCCAAGGGAGTAAGCCGTGCGGGTGACAGGAAAGAGCTAATGGAGGCTTTGGCAGAAGCTGCAAACCATGACCGTAAGATTCTGGTAGAAGAGATGATTGTCGGACGGGAAATCGAATGTGCCGTATTCGGTGGCGGAAATGCACCGGTGGAAGCTTCCGGAGTAGGGGAGATCCTTGCGGCAGCGGAGTTCTATGATTTTGATGCGAAGTATAACAACTCTGATTCCAGAACGGTTGTTGACCCGGTTCTGCCGGAGGGGGCTACAGACCGGGTAAGAGAAGCTGCTATGGCCATTTTCCAGGCAGTAGACGGCTATGGCCTTGCAAGAGTTGACTTTTTTGTGAAAAAGGATGGCAGTGTGGTATTCAATGAGATCAATACCATGCCCGGATTTACGGCGATCAGCATGTATCCCATGCTCTGGGAATCGGCTGGAATGAATAAGGATCAATTGGTCGACCGGCTGATGGAGCATGCAATGGACCGTTACAGGATATAG